A window of Microcystis aeruginosa FD4 contains these coding sequences:
- a CDS encoding phycobiliprotein lyase, whose protein sequence is MNTEIFQQFFAYCVGSWQTERTYHYLADQEVERSRTEFLIQPLTREIKQKVLTDNNYPEIANLESIPGFNLGFYTISEKGEEVRQNLNLLFVVKAENNGYLEGDYLRDCAYEEARPIISAFRFDSTTRELLMTTNYTRSVSVDSITLINPDLRIRKIINYQRPQEGEPLEKVLLVGFGVECKVS, encoded by the coding sequence ATGAATACCGAAATTTTTCAGCAATTTTTTGCCTATTGTGTCGGTAGTTGGCAAACAGAAAGAACCTATCATTATCTAGCTGATCAAGAAGTGGAACGTTCCCGTACTGAATTTCTCATTCAACCCCTAACTAGGGAGATTAAACAGAAAGTTCTCACAGATAATAACTATCCTGAGATTGCTAATTTAGAAAGTATCCCTGGGTTTAATTTAGGTTTCTATACCATCTCGGAAAAAGGGGAAGAAGTCCGACAAAATCTTAATCTTTTATTTGTGGTTAAAGCAGAAAATAACGGTTATTTAGAAGGGGATTATCTTCGTGATTGCGCCTACGAAGAAGCAAGACCAATTATCTCCGCTTTTCGCTTTGATTCCACCACGAGAGAGTTATTAATGACCACCAATTATACTCGCAGTGTTTCCGTGGATTCAATTACTTTAATCAATCCAGACCTGCGAATTCGCAAAATTATTAACTATCAACGTCCCCAGGAGGGGGAACCCTTAGAAAAAGTTCTCTTGGTCGGTTTTGGAGTTGAGTGTAAAGTCAGTTAA
- a CDS encoding glycosyltransferase family 4 protein has product MNIIMISSAFPYPPTRGGTQGRTFNLLKYLSKNHDITLIVQRTADVSDEEVEKLGNFVSELVVFPRPRDAKTGIIAKLQRLAQFLQTGTPPNVLFGYSQEMQNWIDRAVKSQKFSVITSEHSVNEIYIRPQWQQQIRTVIDVHSSLYQTCKSQLEIGVSSQELRDRLYLPLMRRYEQKTVQKFSKIVVTTDDDQKQMEEFAPNGEIYLIPNAVDLDLFPYRTEDTAGHNLVFIGGLDYWVNIDAACFLAREILPRIQTTYPDTTLTLVGANPSLEVQELTKLKGVIVTGRVPSMITYLHQATVAVIPLRTGFGMKFKTLESMAAGVPVVASDRGLEGLTVEGNNVPLAALRANSIEEYCTEISRLFESAELREKLSRNARRLIEDNYTWQQAAGKYEQVLTADIC; this is encoded by the coding sequence ATGAATATCATAATGATTAGTTCCGCCTTTCCCTATCCCCCAACCAGAGGAGGAACTCAGGGCAGAACTTTTAATTTACTCAAGTATCTCAGCAAAAATCATGATATTACTCTCATCGTTCAGCGTACTGCTGATGTCAGCGATGAGGAGGTAGAAAAGTTAGGTAACTTTGTTAGTGAATTGGTAGTTTTTCCCCGTCCTCGAGATGCCAAAACTGGAATAATTGCTAAACTGCAAAGATTAGCTCAATTCCTGCAAACGGGAACCCCTCCCAATGTACTTTTTGGCTATTCTCAAGAGATGCAGAACTGGATAGATAGGGCAGTTAAGAGTCAAAAATTCTCAGTAATTACCAGTGAACATAGCGTTAATGAAATTTATATTCGTCCCCAATGGCAACAGCAAATTAGGACAGTAATTGATGTGCATAGTTCCCTCTATCAAACCTGCAAAAGTCAATTAGAAATTGGGGTTTCTAGTCAAGAATTACGGGATCGTCTCTACCTTCCTCTCATGCGTCGATACGAACAAAAAACTGTGCAGAAATTCTCAAAAATTGTCGTCACCACCGATGATGATCAAAAACAAATGGAAGAATTTGCCCCCAATGGAGAGATTTATTTAATTCCTAATGCAGTAGATTTAGATTTGTTTCCCTATCGTACCGAGGATACTGCTGGACATAATTTAGTGTTTATCGGTGGGTTAGATTATTGGGTTAATATCGATGCGGCCTGTTTTTTAGCCAGGGAAATTTTACCTCGTATTCAAACTACTTACCCCGATACTACTTTAACTCTAGTCGGTGCTAATCCATCCCTAGAAGTGCAAGAATTAACTAAGTTAAAAGGAGTGATTGTGACGGGACGAGTACCATCAATGATCACCTATCTTCATCAGGCAACTGTGGCAGTTATTCCCCTAAGAACGGGTTTTGGAATGAAGTTTAAAACCCTAGAATCGATGGCTGCGGGGGTGCCAGTGGTAGCCAGCGATCGAGGTTTAGAAGGGTTAACAGTGGAAGGAAATAATGTTCCTTTAGCCGCCTTAAGGGCTAATAGTATTGAGGAATATTGTACGGAGATTAGTCGTCTTTTTGAATCGGCAGAGTTACGAGAAAAATTATCTAGAAATGCTCGCAGGTTAATCGAAGATAATTATACTTGGCAGCAAGCAGCCGGTAAGTACGAACAAGTTTTAACTGCTGATATTTGTTAG
- a CDS encoding glycosyltransferase family 2 protein, which yields MLSNQIPVKISVVVPLYNEEENVEALFRRLLAVLEALNISYEIVCVNDGSRDNTLKNLVEYHQRYPQIKVVNLSRNFGKDIAMSAGIDYSQGMAVIPIDADLQDPPELIAEMIEKWQQGYDVVYASRRVRIGESWLKRFTAEGFYQVINKLSRVPIPPNTGDFRLIDRRVVESIKKMPERQRFMKGIFAWVGYKQTSILFDREPRYQGQTKWNYWKLWNFALDGITSFSFLPLKVWTYVGFIIALVSLVYAIFLMLRTIILGIDVPGYASLMVAVLFLGGIQLLTLGIIGEYIGRVYEEVKGRPLYLVRDCYGFENREQVTDKIT from the coding sequence ATGCTATCAAATCAAATACCAGTGAAAATATCTGTTGTTGTTCCTCTGTATAACGAGGAAGAAAATGTCGAGGCTCTCTTTAGGCGACTTTTAGCGGTTTTAGAGGCACTAAATATCAGTTATGAGATTGTTTGCGTCAATGATGGTAGTCGTGACAATACTCTCAAAAATCTCGTGGAATATCATCAACGTTATCCACAAATTAAAGTAGTTAATTTATCCCGTAATTTTGGTAAAGATATTGCCATGTCAGCAGGAATTGATTACAGTCAAGGGATGGCAGTCATTCCTATTGATGCTGATTTACAAGATCCCCCCGAATTAATTGCCGAAATGATTGAAAAATGGCAGCAGGGTTATGATGTGGTTTATGCGTCGCGTCGGGTTAGAATTGGCGAAAGTTGGTTGAAACGTTTTACAGCAGAAGGTTTCTATCAAGTCATTAATAAATTAAGTCGGGTTCCTATTCCCCCTAATACGGGAGATTTTCGCTTAATCGATCGCCGAGTGGTAGAATCAATTAAAAAGATGCCCGAACGTCAAAGATTTATGAAAGGAATATTTGCTTGGGTGGGATATAAACAGACATCAATTTTATTCGATCGAGAACCGCGATATCAAGGACAAACTAAATGGAATTACTGGAAATTATGGAATTTTGCCCTCGATGGTATTACCTCTTTTAGTTTTTTGCCTCTGAAAGTCTGGACTTATGTAGGATTTATCATTGCACTTGTTAGTCTTGTTTATGCTATTTTTTTAATGCTCAGGACTATTATTTTAGGAATCGATGTACCCGGATACGCTTCTCTGATGGTTGCCGTCTTATTTTTAGGAGGAATTCAATTACTCACTCTTGGTATTATTGGCGAATATATTGGCAGGGTTTATGAAGAAGTTAAGGGTAGGCCACTTTATCTTGTTCGAGATTGTTATGGTTTTGAAAATAGGGAACAAGTTACTGATAAAATAACTTAA
- a CDS encoding transposase, which yields MSESTAHNIFTYWQKLFEGELPPSFLEQIKKCQEEEIIIEQLRDYELIVDSAEQPVERPTDDQEQKIYYSGKPRRHT from the coding sequence GTGAGTGAATCAACGGCTCATAATATCTTTACCTATTGGCAAAAACTTTTTGAAGGCGAGTTACCGCCAAGTTTTTTAGAACAAATAAAGAAGTGCCAAGAAGAGGAAATAATAATTGAACAATTAAGGGATTATGAGTTGATTGTTGATAGCGCAGAACAGCCCGTGGAGAGACCGACCGATGATCAAGAACAAAAAATATATTATTCGGGAAAGCCAAGAAGACATACTTGA